One Malus domestica chromosome 11, GDT2T_hap1 genomic region harbors:
- the LOC103422680 gene encoding putative disease resistance protein RGA3, with the protein MADLLISLASPIVEIATKKLANVATNEFVNIEDEVERLKLSFMEVQDLLKILEGNHQMNSSTPSTLKNWFERLRAASYDIEDLIDCWAAECEWWKMKKQQQQQVHKFHLLFGAFKFLFLHRLLSKLREITSRLHVIKEDGKFYRKMIESNPMHSQTHENPRETVSVPYSSVVSREEEKRIIIEQLITAKEASRGNFSCIAIVGMGGVGKTTLAQLVFQDEKVDGYFRFRIWVHVGKDFELKRIFTEILVSLVHSSNLKRTKPIESLLNMLDEKKSQLQTHVDLNYPIFDKPQTPVDPNSSIFDKLNISFEDACSLELNQLPSPNDLNPLNLPQLKILHGLYSNYLERFQTRTENTDFTSLSLDQLQTRIRELLARKRFLLVLDDLWNHEALQQLVNVLNVGVNGSKVLVTSRQKIVSSFMDSKSLHSLKCLGDDESWSLFKKLALKEDSNLRDSERREFENCGREIVRMCQGLPLAIKQMAGLLRGKNLKEWKNVAKSQTWKARAEDDTGVLPALRLSYNHLPSPDHKQCFSLCSLFPKSYLYEKDELVKLWMAEGFIQPPENGVRERIEDIGSRYFKELSDRFFFECSTEDKTKYRMHDLIHDLALSVSSPFCCQVNDMKDFDEKSRHISLLSEQVEKPAIEIANKSKKLRTLLLPVQHLQLRAFGKGQGEIIHSLTYMRVLDLSSSTVVTLPDSIGRLKLLRYLDLSTTEIRKLPDSVCNLLNLETLKLLRCPWIFNLPKNFKALVNLRHLELDEIFWYKALKLPRSMGCLTSLHNLHKFPVSQETGYKLEELKNMVYLGGTLHITKLENAVYAGEANLKGKKMIQKVVYEWSNKDLNFHDEADAKQVLEDLEPHPEALKELQICHYKGTEFPRWMGLLTNLVSIHLNNCNRSKVLDLGVLPKLEEFRLKNLLELEDWKGTFVSLKKLKIANCPNLKSCENYSKGLDFLKIKRCESLVSLKINYLVRPKNITLVDNPVLQRWSVSNPRLFGLSIGLLRLNELIIINCPELHKVPNCFNLEKLETGGCNSVIKMLERGSLWKSLQKKELRHLALDTCSADAKTLVGLRPGIISGLWFLTISNISNLIHLPDWGLPKLRALYIRDCKALEYLSNQENKLFQGFTSLTTLSIHNCPELVTLPAEGLPTSLKYLSIGSCARLESFGPADALQNLNSLHDLYIEDCPALQSFPEGGLPTSLLHLSIQRCASLIKQCGKEGSDWPKIKDIPDPEIGMPSTETATSSPSSSSAAWYHLGGSCACVGQASKGKMVAE; encoded by the exons ATGGCTGACTTACTTATCAGCCTTGCAAGTCCTATTGTAGAGATTGCAACGAAGAAACTGGCTAATGTTGCGACTAATGAATTCGTAAATATCGAGGATGAGGTAGAGAGGCTGAAACTTTCTTTTATGGAAGTTCAAGATTTGCTTAAAATTTTGGAAGGAAATCATCAGATGAATTCTTCTACTCCTTCCACCCTGAAGAATTGGTTCGAAAGGCTACGAGCAGCATCTTATGATATTGAGGATTTGATCGACTGTTGGGCAGCAGAATGTGAATGGTGGAAGAtgaagaagcagcagcagcagcaggtaCACAAATTCCATCTTCTGTTTGGTGCTTTTAAGTTTCTCTTTCTGCATCGTTTATTGTCTAAGTTGAGAGAAATTACATCAAGACTACATGTGATTAAAGAAGATGGAAAATTCTACAGAAAAATGATAGAAAGTAATCCTATGCATtcacaaacacatgaaaatccACGGGAAACTGTGTCCGTTCCATACAGTTCAGTTGTTAGTAGGGAAGAGGAAAAAAGGATCATCATAGAACAGCTGATAACAGCTAAAGAAGCCAGTAGGGGAAACTTTTCATGTATTGCCATTGTTGGGATGGGAGGAGTGGGTAAAACCACTCTTGCACAACTTGTCTTTCAAGATGAAAAGGTTGATGGGTATTTCCGTTTTAGAATTTGGGTTCATGTGGGGAAGGATTTTGAGTTGAAGAGGATTTTCACAGAAATACTGGTCTCTCTAGTGCATTCATCAAATTTGAAAAGAACAAAACCAATAGAGTCTTTACTAAATATGTTAGatgaaaaaaaatctcaacTCCAAACCCATGTCGATCTCAACTATCCCATCTTCGACAAACCCCAAACCCCTGTCGATCCCAACTCTTCCATCTTCGACAAACTAAATATCTCGTTTGAAGATGCCTGTTCCCTCGAGTTGAACCAACTACCTTCCCCCAATGATCTCAACCCTCTCAACTTGCCCCAACTAAAAATCCTTCATGGTCTCTACTCCAACTACTTAGAACGATTCCAAACCCGTACTGAGAATACTGACTTCACCTCTCTCTCCTTGGACCAACTACAAACTCGCATTCGTGAACTTCTGGCTCGGAAACGATTTTTACTTGTTCTAGACGACCTGTGGAATCATGAAGCATTGCAGCAACTAGTGAATGTCTTAAATGTGGGGGTCAACGGAAGTAAGGTTCTGGTGACTAGTCGGCAGAAAATTGTTTCAAGTTTTATGGattcaaagtcactccattctcTGAAATGTTTGGGTGATGATGAGTCATGGTCGTTGTTCAAAAAATTGGCACTCAAAGAAGATAGTAACTTGAGAGATAGCGAACGTCGGGAGTTTGAAAATTGTGGACGGGAAATTGTACGTATGTGTCAGGGTCTTCCTTTGGCTATAAAACAAATGGCAGGTCTGTTGCGTGGGAAAAACTTGAAAGAATGGAAAAATGTTGCCAAAAGTCAAACATGGAAGGCACGAGCAGAAGATGATACTGGAGTACTGCCTGCTCTTAGACTGAGTTATAATCACCTGCCCTCACCAGATCACAAGCAGTGCTTTTCGTTGTGTTCTCTGTTTCCGAAATCATATCTCTATGAGAAGGATGAGTTGGTCAAGTTATGGATGGCAGAAGGATTTATACAACCACCTGAGAACGGAGTGCGAGAGAGGATAGAAGACATCGGAAGTCGATACTTCAAGGAGCTGTCAGACAGGTTCTTCTTCGAATGCTCAACTGAAGACAAGACAAAGTATAGGATGCATGATCTTATCCATGATCTGGCACTTTCAGTTTCCAGTCCCTTTTGTTGTCAAGTGAATGATATGaaagattttgacgaaaaatCTCGTCATATATCACTGCTTTCAGAACAAGTTGAGAAGCCTGCAATAGAGATCGCCAACAAATCGAAGAAGCTGCGCACACTTTTACTTCCAGTTCAACACTTGCAACTGAGAGCCTTTGGGAAAGGACAAGGTGAGATAATTCATTCACTTACATATATGCGCGTGCTAGACCTGAGTTCAAGCACAGTTGTCACACTTCCAGATTCAATTGGGAGGTTGAAGCTCTTGCGCTACCTCGATTTATCGACAACTGAAATCAGAAAGCTCCCTGACTCGGTATGCAACCTCCTCAATTTGGAGACGCTGAAACTTTTGCGTTGTCCTTGGATTTTCAATTTGCCCAAGAACTTCAAAGCTCTTGTCAACCTGAGACATCTGGAGCTAGATGAAATTTTCTGGTACAAGGCCTTGAAGTTGCCACGAAGCATGGGGTGTCTAACCAGTCTGCACAACTTGCACAAATTTCcg GTTAGCCAAGAAACAGGATACAaacttgaagaattgaagaacaTGGTGTACCTTGGAGGAACGTTGCACATCACAAAGCTGGAAAATGCAGTGTATGCAGGGGAGGCCAActtgaaagggaaaaaaatgatTCAGAAAGTGGTTTATGAATGGAGCAATAAGGatcttaattttcatgatgaagCCGATGCAAAGCAGGTACTTGAAGACTTGGAACCTCACCCAGAGGCACTCAAAGAGCTCCAAATCTGTCACTACAAGGGCACTGAATTTCCACGATGGATGGGACTGCTCACCAATTTGGTTAGTATTCATTTGAATAATTGCAACAGATCCAAAGTCCTTGATCTTGGGGTGCTACCGAAACTTGAAGAGTTCCGTCTCAAAAATTTGCTAGAGTTGGAGGATTGGAAAGGAACGTTTGTATCCCTCAAAAAGCTAAAGATAGCTAACTGCCCGAATttgaaaagttgtgaaaattaTTCGAAAGGACTTGATTTTCTGAAGATCAAAAGGTGTGAATCATTGGTAAGCCTTAAAATAAACTACCTCGTCCGCCCGAAGAATATCACGCTTGTTGACAATCCTGTTCTGCAGAGGTGGTCTGTAAGCAATCCTCGCCTGTTTGGGCTTTCAATTGGGCTCTTAAGATTGAATGAACTCATAATCATCAATTGCCCCGAGCTACATAAGGTGCCTAACTGCTTCAATCTAGAGAAATTGGAAACAGGTGGGTGCAATTCAGTAATCAAAATGCTAGAAAGAGGTTCTTTATGGAAGTCTCTACAAAAGAAGGAACTTCGACATTTGGCATTGGATACATGTTCTGCAGATGCTAAAACATTAGTGGGTTTGCGGCCTGGTATTATCTCTGGTTTATGGTTCTTGACGATTTCCAATATCTCAAACCTCATACATCTTCCAGATTGGGGTCTCCCCAAACTCAGAGCACTCTACATCCGTGACTGCAAAGCTCTTGAGTATTTATCCAACCAAGAAAACAAGTTGTTCCAAGGATTCACCTCCCTCACAACACTCTCCATCCACAATTGTCCTGAGCTTGTAACGTTGCCAGCTGAAGGCCTCCCAACATCTCTTAAGTATTTGAGTATTGGCTCGTGTGCAAGGCTCGAGTCATTTGGCCCCGCGGATGCACTCCAAAACCTCAACTCCCTCCATGATCTGTACATTGAGGATTGCCCTGCACTCCAGTCCTTTCCAGAGGGTGGGCTACCAACCTCCCTCCTGCATCTCTCTATCCAACGCTGCGCCTCGCTGATAAAACAATGTGGGAAGGAAGGCAGTGATTGGCCCAAGATCAAAGATATCCCTGATCCGGAAATAGGGATGCCATCCACCGAAACTGCAACCTCATCACCATCATCTTCTTCAGCAGCTTGGTACCATCTTGGTGGGAGCTGCGCTTGCGTAG GACAAGCTTCAAAAGGAAAAATGGTTGCAGAATGA